TACTATGCAACAAGAATCAGTGTTTGCAAAAGCATATGCAGAAAACAAAATTACAAAACTAAATGCGTGGGAATATATGCTTGAAGATGTATTGAATTTGCTACCAAAAATTCCAATGATAGCAGCATATATCTATAGATTAAAATATAAAAATAACGATCAAATACCAGAAAATCCTGATTTGGATTTTGGTGGTAATTTTGCTTATATGATGGGTATTGATAAGCCTTATGACGATTTTTCCCGTTTATATTTTATTTTGCTTTCAGACCATGAAAGCGGAAATGTATCTGCGCATACAACACATCTTGTTGCATCTGCTTGGGCTGATGCTTATTACTCTTTAGCTGCTGGTATAAATGGCTTGTCTGGCCCTTTACATGGCGGTGCTACACAAGAAGCATTAAAGTGGTTCCAGGAACTTCTCCAAAAACTAAACAAAATTCCTACAAAAGAAGAGCTAGAGCAATTTTGCTGGGACACTTTAAACTCTGGTCAGGTAATTCCTGGATATGGCCATGCCGTATTAAGAAAAACTGATCCTCGTTTCGTAGCACAACTGGAATTTGGCAAAAAACACCTACCTGACGACAAATTATTCCAATTAGTGTCTTTGCTTTATGAGGTAGCCCCTGATGTATTAACAAAACATGGCAAAGCCAAAAATCCTTGGCCAAACTGCGATAATATAACAGGTACCATACAAGCTCACTATGGTGTAGGTCAGTACGAGTTTTATCCTGTTTTATTTGATATTTCACGTTCTATGGGTGTTTTGTCTAACATTACATGGGATAGAGCTCTAGGCTATCCAATTGAGCGACCAAAATCAGTTACATTAAAAATGCTTGAGTCTATCGCACAAAAGGACACTACAGCCAAAGTGTGGTTTTAAAACCACACTTTGGGTTTTGAAAATATAGTTTATTGCTATCTTAACCTGTACCCCTTTATCAAGTCAATTTTTTTAATTTTCTTATTCCCCATTTACGCTACCCTCTAGACCAGCCATATAGACACTCATAGGCGTTTTATAGCCTAAGCTTGCATGCGGTATTATCATAATTGCAAGAATAAATGTATTCTGCTATTATCTTTCTTACTCCCTTTTATAAGAAACAACATCGCTTAAAAAATCAAACACCATTTAAATAAGGTTTATCGGCTAAAATTTTCCTAAGCTAATTAGGTAGTTTTTACGTTCTTCTTGCCATTCTTCAAATTTTTTTAAGTATTTTTGCCTAATATTTTTAAGTTGTTCAAGCTGTTGATTAGATAGAATAGGTATATTATATGTATTTTCAGAATCTTCTAATAATTTTAAACTGCCATTATTAATATATTTCTCAAAATAATCTCTTTTAATATCATCATACCCATAGCCAATACAACCAATGTTTTCTTGTTCTTTTTCGCACCACTCTATGACTTTGATATTTTTTATCCGTTCAATAACCTCTTCAGTAGAAACCGTCTGCAATGTAAATGATGGATTAGAAGGCGAAACCCATTCGGGCCTACTTACTGTGAGTTTTGATACTCCTATGCTTTTGCAATACTCTAAAATCTCAATCTGGCACTCGTTAATGATATCTGCTAGCTTCTTGCAAAGATCGTTCAAATCCTTCATTATTCCTCCATTTTAATATACCTTTTCTTTCTCAATAAAAATGCTTTTTTGTGCTTGAGCGAAAAACTCCTGGTATAGTTTTGGATCATCTACCTGTTTTACTTTTGTTATACCACCTTTTGTATTAACAACTTTTTCTATGAAATTTGCTCTAACCTTGGTTTGGTTGCC
This sequence is a window from Desulfurella sp.. Protein-coding genes within it:
- a CDS encoding citrate (Si)-synthase — translated: MKLKEKLKEKIENERERVNKLLKEYGDTKVGDITIAQVIGGMRGLKVLVTDISYLDPFEGIRYRGYTVDEVLQKLPKPKGAEMPYDEAQFYLLMTGDIPTEQEVQEIIDLFKEKRKVPNYVYKVLDSMPTQARPDVMLAVAVDTMQQESVFAKAYAENKITKLNAWEYMLEDVLNLLPKIPMIAAYIYRLKYKNNDQIPENPDLDFGGNFAYMMGIDKPYDDFSRLYFILLSDHESGNVSAHTTHLVASAWADAYYSLAAGINGLSGPLHGGATQEALKWFQELLQKLNKIPTKEELEQFCWDTLNSGQVIPGYGHAVLRKTDPRFVAQLEFGKKHLPDDKLFQLVSLLYEVAPDVLTKHGKAKNPWPNCDNITGTIQAHYGVGQYEFYPVLFDISRSMGVLSNITWDRALGYPIERPKSVTLKMLESIAQKDTTAKVWF